A single Anatilimnocola floriformis DNA region contains:
- a CDS encoding alpha/beta fold hydrolase, producing the protein MTISLHAKVMRFVGILLAIMIWSGATRAEDSTFTGEKTSWHGFDRYDFLMDEVTFEIKPHKAGADEGNSVKTPVKGQLRCVVVTPKTPAAGKPWSWQGYYFDHEPQTEIELLKRGFHIGFVYCDAGKPWDAWYKFLTETHGLSTKPAFVGMSRGGRNAYTWATANPEKVSCLYMDNPAVSREAIARLGDLAKADVPLLHVCGSIDPIINHTQMVEASYVQLGGRISLMIKDGAAHHPHSLRDPKTLADFIEQSQQPVVVEPPKFVGKSATKTSFYASASDYREAPSEKTFVACRGPWFAPSYDRYEFRIGNIRMPVTVIVPRTSAAGNPWVFRADATGRDSLVDLALLAQGFHIVTGPVPTDTDGPVLDQWNTVYKHLTDAGLSKTPVLEGAGGAAGEAYAWAIENPEKVSCVYAENPLLRSRMSKTQPLDRLESLAKAKVPVLHVCGSSDPWLASQSQVLEKRYKDLGGSVTVIVEEGKGHFPTAPRDVKAVVDFILRCQPNP; encoded by the coding sequence ATGACAATCTCCCTCCACGCCAAAGTGATGCGATTCGTGGGCATTCTACTAGCCATCATGATCTGGTCTGGAGCGACCCGCGCCGAAGACTCAACATTCACCGGCGAAAAGACGAGTTGGCATGGGTTCGATCGATATGACTTCCTGATGGACGAAGTCACATTCGAGATCAAGCCGCACAAGGCCGGCGCCGACGAAGGCAACTCGGTCAAAACTCCAGTGAAGGGGCAATTGCGCTGCGTCGTGGTAACGCCGAAAACTCCGGCGGCCGGGAAGCCTTGGTCATGGCAGGGATATTACTTCGACCACGAACCGCAGACGGAAATTGAATTGCTGAAGCGCGGCTTTCACATTGGGTTTGTTTATTGCGACGCGGGTAAGCCGTGGGACGCTTGGTACAAATTTCTGACGGAGACGCATGGGCTGTCGACGAAACCGGCGTTCGTTGGCATGAGCCGCGGCGGCCGCAACGCTTACACCTGGGCCACGGCCAATCCAGAGAAAGTATCGTGCCTGTACATGGACAATCCGGCCGTCAGCCGAGAGGCAATTGCCAGACTCGGCGACCTGGCCAAGGCCGATGTTCCGCTGCTGCACGTCTGTGGCAGCATCGATCCGATTATCAACCACACTCAAATGGTTGAAGCATCTTATGTCCAACTCGGCGGCCGCATCTCGCTGATGATCAAGGACGGGGCCGCTCACCACCCGCACAGCCTGCGCGACCCCAAGACATTGGCCGACTTCATCGAACAAAGTCAGCAGCCAGTCGTCGTAGAGCCGCCAAAATTCGTGGGAAAGTCAGCCACGAAGACGTCTTTCTATGCCTCGGCCAGCGACTACCGCGAGGCGCCCAGCGAGAAAACATTCGTCGCTTGTCGCGGGCCCTGGTTCGCACCGTCGTACGATCGCTACGAGTTCCGCATCGGTAACATCCGCATGCCAGTGACCGTCATCGTGCCGCGCACGTCCGCAGCGGGTAATCCCTGGGTGTTCCGCGCCGACGCGACTGGTCGTGATTCGTTGGTCGATCTGGCCCTGCTGGCTCAAGGGTTTCATATCGTCACTGGCCCGGTGCCAACCGATACCGATGGCCCTGTGCTCGATCAATGGAATACCGTTTACAAGCACCTCACCGACGCAGGTCTGTCGAAGACGCCGGTGCTGGAGGGAGCGGGCGGAGCGGCCGGCGAAGCATACGCCTGGGCGATCGAGAATCCGGAAAAGGTTTCTTGCGTTTACGCTGAGAACCCCCTGCTGCGGAGCCGAATGTCAAAGACGCAGCCGCTGGATCGGCTGGAGTCGTTAGCGAAGGCCAAGGTTCCGGTTCTGCACGTCTGTGGCAGCAGCGATCCATGGCTCGCAAGCCAGAGCCAAGTGTTGGAAAAACGATACAAGGATTTGGGCGGTTCGGTGACGGTCATCGTCGAAGAGGGCAAGGGGCACTTTCCGACGGCGCCGCGCGACGTGAAAGCAGTTGTCGACTTCATTCTCCGCTGCCAGCCGAACCCTTAA
- a CDS encoding PIG-L deacetylase family protein, whose protein sequence is MPTALAIAAHPDDIEFLMAGTLLRLRAAGYEIHYWNLANGCCGTTQYDVQTIAKMRRQEGMNAAAAMGATFHESICDDLGIFYDRPTLAKVAAVIREVAPTIVLTHSPSDYMEDHTNACRLATTAAFTRGMPNFSTDPPRPHVANKVTVYHAQPYSHRDPLGNLIEPKLMVDVTSLQAQKRELLALHVSQKHWLDESQGLDSYLDTMSALDAELGRMSCVFDYAEGWRRHLHMGFCDPADDPLRAALGSHVLVAGSPSPQSPAAEV, encoded by the coding sequence ATGCCCACCGCCCTCGCCATCGCCGCCCATCCCGATGACATCGAATTCCTGATGGCAGGAACGCTGTTGCGGTTGCGTGCTGCCGGCTATGAAATCCATTACTGGAATCTCGCCAACGGTTGCTGTGGTACGACTCAGTACGATGTGCAGACAATCGCCAAGATGCGTCGCCAGGAAGGGATGAACGCTGCCGCCGCGATGGGGGCGACGTTTCATGAAAGCATTTGCGACGATCTGGGGATTTTTTACGATCGGCCGACGCTGGCCAAGGTAGCTGCGGTCATTCGCGAGGTCGCGCCGACCATCGTGCTGACGCATTCACCGTCGGATTACATGGAAGACCACACCAATGCCTGCCGGTTGGCAACGACGGCAGCGTTCACGCGCGGCATGCCGAACTTTTCGACCGATCCGCCGCGGCCGCACGTGGCAAACAAAGTGACCGTGTATCACGCGCAGCCGTATTCGCATCGCGATCCGCTGGGCAATCTCATCGAGCCGAAACTGATGGTCGATGTAACGAGCTTGCAAGCGCAGAAGCGCGAGCTGCTCGCGCTGCATGTCAGTCAGAAGCATTGGCTAGATGAAAGTCAGGGGCTCGATTCGTACTTGGATACGATGTCGGCCCTCGATGCCGAACTGGGCCGCATGTCGTGCGTGTTCGACTATGCGGAAGGTTGGCGGCGGCATTTGCATATGGGTTTTTGCGATCCTGCCGATGATCCGCTTCGCGCCGCACTCGGTTCGCACGTGCTGGTCGCTGGTTCACCTTCTCCGCAATCACCCGCAGCCGAAGTATGA
- a CDS encoding GAF domain-containing protein: MSLSPAYSQLLRELVSVFEGERDWIANTANCAALLFQTLPDLNWAGFYFLRGNDLVLGPFQGKPACVRIPLGKGVCGTAGIRRETIVVPDVHQFPGHIACDSASQSEIVVPLIVGTRLIGVLDLDSPILNRFSADDAAGLAAIAQALLDCSDV, translated from the coding sequence GTGTCGTTGTCGCCTGCCTACTCACAGTTGCTGAGGGAGCTCGTCTCGGTCTTTGAAGGCGAGCGCGACTGGATTGCGAACACCGCGAACTGCGCTGCCCTGCTGTTTCAGACGTTGCCTGATTTGAATTGGGCCGGTTTTTATTTCCTGCGCGGCAATGACCTGGTGCTAGGGCCGTTTCAAGGTAAGCCGGCCTGCGTGCGCATTCCGCTGGGCAAAGGCGTGTGCGGTACCGCTGGAATTCGCCGGGAAACGATCGTTGTTCCCGACGTCCACCAGTTTCCTGGCCACATCGCCTGCGATTCGGCTTCACAATCAGAGATTGTGGTCCCTCTGATCGTCGGCACTCGACTAATCGGCGTCTTGGATCTCGATAGTCCGATCTTGAACCGATTCTCAGCCGACGATGCCGCCGGGCTGGCAGCAATTGCTCAGGCCCTGCTCGATTGCTCCGATGTCTAA
- a CDS encoding YciI family protein, whose product MQFMMLMIPNVYRNNPKLDGFAPKLTEMEAMGRFNEELGKAVKILSLNGLHPLSKGARVSFGDGKPTVTDGPYVETKEVFGGYWMVEADSKEQLVEWAQKCPALAGDIIEIRQVFTAEDFAIKQ is encoded by the coding sequence ATGCAGTTCATGATGCTGATGATCCCGAACGTCTATCGCAACAATCCCAAGCTGGACGGCTTTGCCCCCAAGCTGACAGAAATGGAAGCGATGGGCCGATTCAACGAGGAACTGGGCAAAGCGGTGAAGATTCTGTCGCTCAACGGTTTGCATCCGCTCAGCAAGGGTGCGCGAGTGTCGTTTGGTGACGGCAAGCCGACCGTGACCGATGGTCCCTATGTCGAAACCAAAGAAGTGTTCGGCGGCTATTGGATGGTGGAAGCCGATTCAAAAGAACAACTGGTCGAATGGGCGCAGAAGTGCCCGGCGCTGGCTGGCGACATCATTGAGATCCGTCAGGTGTTTACCGCCGAGGACTTTGCGATCAAGCAATAG
- a CDS encoding alpha/beta hydrolase-fold protein, with translation MHRCRRVLLLLCALSLLFAASLQVATLADENPDRVVQKDVPQGKVTAGQFKESKIFPGTVRDYSVYVPAQYKADEPAALMVFMDGGGYSGANGGFRVPIVFDNLIHQKAMPVTIAVFVNPGNIPGTMPGAAGRSNRSFEYDSMGDAHARFLVDEFLPVALKGLNVSADPAKRGVCGISSSGICAFTVAWEKPDQFGKVISHIGSFTNIRGGWAYPGLVRKTQGKKKDIKVYLQDGREDLNNLHGNWPLGNQDLAAALQFAGYQYKLVMTDGGHSGKFGGELLPEALKWLWDDKAESTNIPIVNTKPAWEPHPDAVAKDDVPKGTVEKMEPWEESKVFPGTTRDWAIYVPAQYKADQPAALMVFQDGEGMRNLTGRWRVPIVFDNLIARGDMPPTIAVFLNPGHDKSKPRENNKHSNRGFEYDSLGDRYVRFLLEEIIPAVKKKYNISDDPEMHAIGGSSSGAICSFTAAWERTDQFRKVYSSVGSFTNLRGGNVYPAWVRKTEPKPIRVYMADTSGDVDNMYGSWPWSNQQMSSALKYMGYDTRFDWAEGYAHNADFGGAKFPEAMKWLWRKEVHKPVYDTRGDLGGDLTLLNLLIPGESWELVAGDLGFADALCADKEGNFYFCDMKAPAVFRISAADGAKTELCKESVSGLEFSPDGSLLYACQGSKNRVISINAKSGEVKTIAEGVKPNDLAVTRDGMILITETGAKQVTRINPQNGEVSPVDTGIAKPNGIGLSNDGGTLAVSDYGGEHTWTFRVNAGGVLDAKMPTMPMRLPIDPKGEFKFGEAPPYVAASKGDGLAVDKAGRYYVTSELGVQIFDPTGRPCGVLPKKDPDQPLTSCILAGSDHSTLYVANGKSIYKRKLTVEKPKR, from the coding sequence ATGCATCGCTGCCGACGAGTTCTGCTGTTGTTGTGCGCATTGTCTTTGCTGTTCGCTGCGTCCCTGCAGGTTGCCACGCTGGCGGATGAAAATCCCGACCGTGTGGTCCAGAAAGATGTTCCGCAGGGCAAGGTGACAGCGGGCCAATTCAAGGAGAGCAAAATCTTTCCGGGGACTGTGCGCGACTACAGCGTGTATGTGCCGGCGCAGTACAAGGCCGATGAACCGGCGGCGTTGATGGTGTTCATGGATGGCGGCGGTTACTCGGGAGCGAATGGCGGCTTTCGCGTGCCGATCGTGTTCGACAATTTGATCCATCAAAAGGCGATGCCGGTCACGATCGCCGTCTTTGTGAATCCCGGCAACATCCCGGGGACGATGCCGGGAGCGGCTGGTCGCAGCAATCGTTCGTTTGAATACGACTCGATGGGCGATGCTCACGCGCGGTTTCTGGTTGATGAGTTTCTGCCCGTCGCGCTGAAGGGGCTGAACGTCTCGGCCGATCCCGCCAAGCGCGGCGTATGCGGGATTTCATCGAGCGGCATTTGTGCCTTTACCGTCGCTTGGGAAAAGCCCGATCAATTCGGCAAGGTCATCAGCCACATCGGCAGCTTCACGAACATTCGCGGCGGCTGGGCTTATCCGGGGCTCGTTCGTAAAACGCAAGGCAAGAAAAAAGACATCAAGGTTTACTTGCAGGATGGCCGCGAAGATCTGAACAATCTGCACGGCAACTGGCCGCTCGGCAATCAGGACCTGGCCGCAGCGCTGCAATTCGCCGGCTATCAGTACAAGCTGGTGATGACCGACGGCGGTCACAGCGGCAAGTTCGGCGGCGAATTGCTCCCCGAGGCGCTCAAGTGGCTGTGGGACGACAAAGCCGAATCGACCAATATTCCGATCGTGAATACCAAGCCTGCGTGGGAGCCTCATCCCGACGCGGTCGCAAAGGATGATGTGCCGAAGGGGACCGTCGAAAAAATGGAGCCCTGGGAAGAGTCGAAGGTTTTCCCGGGCACCACGCGCGACTGGGCCATCTATGTCCCCGCTCAATACAAAGCCGATCAGCCGGCTGCACTGATGGTGTTTCAGGACGGCGAAGGGATGCGCAACCTCACTGGTCGCTGGCGGGTGCCGATCGTCTTCGACAATCTGATTGCCCGCGGCGACATGCCCCCGACGATTGCTGTTTTTCTGAATCCCGGCCACGACAAATCGAAGCCGCGCGAAAACAACAAGCACTCGAACCGCGGCTTTGAATACGACAGCCTCGGCGATCGCTACGTTCGCTTCCTGCTGGAAGAAATCATTCCGGCCGTGAAGAAGAAATACAACATCTCCGACGATCCGGAGATGCACGCCATCGGCGGCTCGAGCTCGGGCGCGATTTGCTCGTTCACCGCGGCCTGGGAACGGACCGATCAGTTCCGCAAGGTTTATTCCAGCGTCGGCAGCTTCACGAATCTCCGCGGCGGCAATGTCTATCCAGCGTGGGTTCGTAAGACCGAACCGAAACCGATTCGCGTCTACATGGCCGATACCAGCGGCGACGTCGACAATATGTACGGCAGCTGGCCCTGGTCGAATCAGCAGATGTCGTCAGCGCTGAAGTACATGGGCTACGACACCCGCTTCGACTGGGCCGAGGGTTACGCTCACAACGCCGACTTCGGTGGCGCGAAGTTTCCGGAAGCCATGAAATGGCTATGGCGCAAAGAAGTTCACAAGCCGGTCTATGACACGCGCGGCGATCTTGGCGGCGATCTGACGCTGCTCAATCTGCTCATCCCTGGCGAATCGTGGGAACTGGTCGCTGGCGATCTCGGTTTCGCCGATGCTTTGTGCGCTGATAAGGAAGGGAACTTCTATTTCTGCGATATGAAAGCCCCTGCCGTATTTCGCATCAGTGCTGCCGATGGCGCGAAGACCGAACTCTGCAAGGAATCGGTCAGCGGTCTCGAGTTCAGCCCCGATGGTTCGCTCCTCTACGCTTGCCAGGGTTCCAAGAACCGCGTGATTTCGATCAATGCAAAATCGGGCGAGGTCAAAACGATCGCCGAAGGGGTAAAGCCCAATGACCTGGCCGTCACGCGCGACGGCATGATCTTGATCACCGAAACGGGCGCCAAGCAAGTGACGCGAATCAATCCGCAAAACGGCGAGGTGTCGCCGGTCGACACGGGTATCGCCAAGCCAAACGGCATCGGACTATCGAACGATGGCGGCACGCTGGCTGTTTCCGACTACGGTGGCGAACATACCTGGACGTTCCGCGTCAACGCTGGCGGAGTGCTCGATGCCAAGATGCCGACCATGCCGATGCGTCTGCCGATCGATCCCAAGGGCGAATTCAAGTTCGGCGAGGCCCCGCCTTACGTGGCTGCCTCGAAGGGGGATGGCTTGGCCGTCGACAAGGCAGGTCGCTACTACGTGACGAGCGAACTGGGCGTGCAGATCTTCGACCCAACGGGCCGACCCTGCGGCGTGCTGCCGAAAAAAGACCCGGACCAACCTCTGACCAGTTGCATCCTCGCGGGCAGCGATCACAGCACCCTGTACGTCGCCAACGGTAAGAGCATCTACAAGCGCAAGCTTACCGTTGAAAAGCCCAAACGTTAG
- a CDS encoding serine hydrolase domain-containing protein, which produces MSSPLAVGTWCFLFFGLVVSAHATDAVPASPDVAAVVQPYLDQHKIAGIIGIVADKTGKVHFKNLMGYADVEAQKPIDENNVFWVASMSKMFAGASVMMLVDEGKLSLDDPVTKYIPQLSKWMVVEEKDASHVLLKPLVRPVTIRHLLSHTSGLTGSAEVQQVTGADTTPLKVRSLSSVTGPLQSQPGEKYAYGNQGMNIAARVVELVSEMPYEEFLQKRFFDPLGMSETTFWPSAAQVARLAGAYGPNKSKTEFARGNIGFLTKPYSDRTNRHPEAGGGLFSTTHDIFRYGLMLANDGELDGKRYLSAAAMDELRKEQTGSTKVNYSLGYHLRNGMFGHDGALGTDLSVDPKTGMVTVFMVQCTSGDQWAARDAFLKAATKAFSNK; this is translated from the coding sequence ATGTCGAGTCCGCTCGCCGTTGGCACGTGGTGTTTCCTTTTCTTCGGCTTGGTTGTGTCCGCTCACGCCACCGATGCCGTTCCTGCCAGCCCTGACGTCGCGGCGGTTGTGCAGCCGTATTTGGATCAGCACAAGATTGCCGGCATCATCGGCATCGTTGCCGACAAAACGGGAAAGGTTCATTTCAAGAACCTCATGGGCTACGCCGACGTCGAGGCGCAGAAGCCAATCGATGAGAACAACGTCTTCTGGGTCGCGTCCATGTCGAAGATGTTCGCCGGGGCATCCGTCATGATGCTGGTGGACGAGGGCAAGCTGAGCCTCGACGATCCCGTGACCAAGTACATTCCGCAGTTGAGCAAATGGATGGTCGTGGAGGAAAAAGACGCGTCGCACGTGCTGCTAAAGCCGCTAGTCCGGCCCGTTACGATTCGCCATCTCCTCAGCCACACCAGCGGCCTGACCGGATCGGCAGAAGTCCAGCAGGTGACTGGGGCAGACACCACGCCGCTCAAAGTTCGGTCCCTAAGTTCGGTGACCGGCCCGCTTCAATCGCAGCCCGGGGAAAAGTATGCCTACGGCAATCAGGGAATGAACATAGCTGCCCGCGTGGTTGAGCTGGTAAGCGAGATGCCTTACGAAGAGTTCCTGCAGAAGCGTTTTTTTGATCCGCTGGGAATGTCGGAGACTACATTCTGGCCGAGCGCGGCCCAGGTCGCCCGCTTGGCCGGAGCTTACGGCCCGAATAAGAGCAAAACCGAATTCGCTCGGGGGAATATCGGCTTCCTGACAAAGCCCTATAGCGATCGAACTAACCGCCATCCTGAGGCTGGGGGCGGCCTCTTCTCCACCACGCACGACATCTTTCGCTACGGCCTGATGCTGGCCAATGACGGCGAACTCGACGGCAAACGCTACTTGTCCGCTGCGGCCATGGATGAACTTCGAAAAGAGCAAACCGGTAGCACCAAGGTGAACTACAGCCTGGGTTACCACCTTCGCAACGGCATGTTCGGCCACGATGGGGCGCTCGGTACCGACTTATCAGTCGATCCCAAGACCGGCATGGTCACGGTCTTCATGGTGCAATGCACGAGCGGCGACCAATGGGCGGCCCGCGACGCGTTTCTCAAAGCGGCGACAAAGGCCTTCTCGAACAAATAG
- the msrB gene encoding peptide-methionine (R)-S-oxide reductase MsrB, whose product MTSVHVFDRSGKLVGPVESAEWNLSDDEWRARLTPEQFRVLRNQGTERAFCGTLLDNKKTGVYTCAGCGLPLFSSDAKFNSGTGWPSFFQPVAKENVLEKRDDSHGMVRIEINCARCDGHLGHVFPDGPRPTGLRFCLNSESLNFTPAEQLDSLAEPAAGA is encoded by the coding sequence ATGACTTCAGTGCATGTATTCGACCGCAGCGGGAAATTGGTCGGCCCCGTGGAATCTGCCGAGTGGAATTTGTCGGACGACGAGTGGCGAGCGCGCTTGACGCCGGAGCAATTTCGCGTGTTGCGCAATCAGGGAACCGAGCGTGCATTCTGCGGCACGTTGCTCGACAACAAAAAGACCGGCGTCTATACCTGCGCTGGCTGTGGGCTGCCGTTGTTTTCTTCCGATGCCAAGTTCAACTCCGGCACCGGCTGGCCGAGCTTCTTTCAGCCAGTTGCGAAGGAAAACGTGCTGGAGAAACGCGACGACAGCCACGGCATGGTTCGCATCGAGATCAATTGCGCTCGCTGCGATGGTCACCTGGGACACGTCTTTCCCGATGGACCGCGGCCGACCGGACTGCGGTTCTGCTTGAACTCGGAGTCGCTCAATTTCACGCCCGCCGAACAGTTAGATTCGCTCGCTGAGCCGGCGGCTGGCGCTTAG
- a CDS encoding AAA family ATPase — MTQASFDELAKAFAQALHACRELYVSGAHQCVEQCPHLIAGEPEAYVELLDNLHRGLLVKVFAAVATSDRVCSVEEQRLAATLLTHAYGEPITPQRVRETLPEVLKHASTLSWYSLLRPFDVMPPLQLRVAELESVVMQVANLTAKIDGYVSVDEEAILRTIQGEIDRHLKLLPIDEPTTQYATASIPEPKARAIIEKKAPEKPIIVSATPANAKSPQEMIADALKELEQLTGLQSIKAEVRTLVNVLQLQRQRQELGLPQTPLSLHLVFRGNPGTGKTTVARIIGRIYAALGLLQKGHLVEVDRSALVAEFAGQTGPKTNKKIDEALGGLLFVDEAYSLVADGREDPYGNEAVQAILKRMEDDRHRLAIIFAGYPEPLDQLLTSNPGLSSRFNTQLTFADYTPGELGQIFKSLCEQNHYHVTGDGQGRLLLVLAWLHEQRDEHFGNGRLVRNIFEQSIRRLANRIAGIAPLTKELLTTFEVDDIALHGTPETAVAIDQKKPARVVQSCPECKSAVKAPLNFLGKQVRCPKCQATFTAEWGELETP; from the coding sequence ATGACGCAGGCCTCATTCGACGAACTAGCGAAAGCCTTCGCCCAGGCGCTGCACGCATGCCGCGAGCTGTATGTGAGCGGCGCGCATCAATGCGTGGAGCAATGTCCGCATCTGATTGCCGGCGAACCCGAGGCGTATGTCGAGTTGCTCGATAACCTGCACCGCGGCTTGCTGGTGAAGGTCTTTGCTGCCGTGGCGACGAGCGATCGCGTGTGCTCGGTCGAAGAACAACGTCTGGCCGCGACGTTGCTGACGCATGCCTACGGCGAACCGATTACGCCGCAGCGCGTCCGCGAAACACTGCCGGAAGTGCTCAAACATGCCTCGACGCTCAGTTGGTACAGCTTGCTGCGACCCTTCGATGTCATGCCGCCGCTGCAACTGCGTGTCGCCGAACTCGAGTCGGTCGTGATGCAGGTGGCGAATCTGACCGCGAAGATCGATGGCTATGTCTCGGTCGACGAAGAAGCGATTTTGCGGACGATTCAGGGTGAAATCGATCGCCACTTGAAGCTGCTGCCAATCGATGAACCGACGACGCAATACGCCACGGCTTCGATTCCCGAGCCGAAGGCGCGGGCGATCATCGAGAAAAAGGCGCCCGAGAAACCGATCATTGTTTCGGCCACGCCGGCCAATGCGAAGTCGCCGCAAGAGATGATTGCTGACGCGCTGAAAGAGCTCGAACAACTCACCGGTCTGCAATCGATCAAAGCCGAAGTTCGCACCTTGGTGAACGTGCTGCAACTGCAACGACAACGGCAAGAGTTGGGGCTGCCGCAAACGCCGCTCAGTTTGCACCTGGTCTTCCGCGGCAATCCCGGCACCGGGAAAACCACCGTCGCACGAATCATCGGCCGGATTTATGCGGCGCTGGGTTTGTTGCAAAAGGGGCATCTCGTCGAAGTCGACCGGAGCGCGCTCGTCGCCGAGTTTGCCGGTCAGACCGGACCAAAAACGAATAAGAAAATCGACGAAGCCCTCGGTGGGTTGCTCTTCGTCGACGAAGCCTACAGCCTGGTCGCCGACGGCCGCGAAGACCCCTACGGCAACGAAGCCGTGCAGGCGATTCTCAAGCGGATGGAAGACGATCGGCATCGCCTGGCCATCATCTTTGCCGGTTATCCCGAACCGCTCGATCAATTGCTAACGAGCAATCCCGGTTTGTCGTCGCGCTTCAACACGCAGCTGACCTTTGCCGATTACACACCGGGCGAACTCGGCCAGATTTTCAAGTCGCTGTGTGAGCAGAATCACTACCACGTCACCGGTGACGGCCAAGGACGCTTACTGTTGGTACTCGCCTGGTTGCACGAACAGCGCGACGAGCACTTCGGCAACGGCCGACTCGTGAGAAACATTTTCGAGCAGTCGATTCGCCGCCTGGCGAATCGCATCGCTGGCATCGCGCCGCTGACGAAGGAGCTCTTAACGACCTTCGAGGTTGACGACATCGCACTGCACGGCACGCCTGAAACTGCCGTGGCGATCGATCAAAAAAAGCCGGCGCGCGTCGTACAGAGTTGCCCGGAATGCAAATCCGCGGTAAAAGCGCCGCTCAACTTCCTCGGCAAACAAGTTCGTTGCCCGAAATGTCAGGCGACGTTTACCGCCGAGTGGGGCGAATTGGAAACGCCTTAA
- a CDS encoding ThuA domain-containing protein encodes MKRTLSLLALLLALVGSVSAQEKESKSDSAPKETGYRLLMITQSAGFRHGSVTRKDEKLSPAEIAITELGVKSNLFRADCSQDVAKDFTKENLKNYDIVLFYTTGDLKIKPEDLDYFFQEWLTKKGHGFIGTHSAADTYHNYKPYWDMIGGTFNGHPWGSGETVTVTVHDTKHPVSKPWGEEFSIKDEIYQFKNWQPEKVHVLMSLNMEKTKLKKPYHVPIAWVKNYGEGKAMHMSLGHNEAVWADQRYMDSLLGGIKWELNLVEGDATPNPDLSAAQEEKAKADTEGTK; translated from the coding sequence ATGAAACGAACTCTCTCCCTCCTCGCTCTTTTGCTCGCGCTGGTCGGCAGCGTCAGCGCCCAGGAAAAGGAATCCAAATCGGATTCGGCTCCCAAGGAAACGGGCTATCGCCTGCTGATGATCACGCAGTCGGCTGGCTTCCGCCACGGCAGCGTTACGCGCAAAGATGAAAAACTCTCCCCAGCCGAAATCGCCATCACCGAGCTCGGCGTGAAGAGCAACCTCTTCCGCGCCGATTGCAGCCAGGACGTGGCCAAGGATTTCACCAAGGAAAACCTGAAGAACTACGACATCGTCCTCTTCTACACGACCGGCGACCTGAAGATTAAGCCGGAAGATCTCGACTACTTCTTTCAAGAATGGTTGACGAAAAAGGGGCACGGTTTCATCGGCACGCACTCGGCCGCTGATACCTATCACAACTACAAGCCCTACTGGGACATGATCGGCGGCACGTTCAACGGCCACCCGTGGGGCTCGGGCGAAACGGTGACCGTCACCGTGCACGACACCAAGCACCCCGTCAGCAAGCCGTGGGGCGAAGAGTTCAGCATCAAGGACGAAATCTATCAGTTCAAGAATTGGCAGCCAGAAAAAGTGCACGTGCTGATGAGTCTGAACATGGAAAAGACCAAACTGAAGAAGCCCTACCATGTTCCAATCGCTTGGGTGAAGAACTACGGCGAAGGGAAAGCCATGCACATGAGCCTCGGCCACAACGAAGCCGTGTGGGCTGATCAGCGCTACATGGATTCGCTCCTCGGGGGCATCAAGTGGGAGCTGAATCTGGTCGAAGGCGATGCCACGCCGAACCCGGACCTCTCGGCCGCTCAAGAAGAGAAAGCCAAGGCTGACACCGAAGGGACGAAGTAG